In Deltaproteobacteria bacterium, a single window of DNA contains:
- a CDS encoding AAA family ATPase: MYLPPMITDLMAAAEQENSAASIELVQTHISFVIIGDRTVYKIKKPVDFGFLDFSTLEKRAFYCKQELDLNRRLSPQIYLDVVEVKKREGKHFFGGPGETVDYAVKMKRIPEERMMLNLLKEGVIDRGVIALVAKVIARFHSQAAHNENIAEFGDPRMIARNMEENFSQTRKYIGRSLSQKQYDSIVKYTEGFMAKKKDLFLKRMAEGKIRDCHGDIHMEHVCITNRVYIYDCIEFNDRFRYSDVAADIAFLAMDLDYHHRSDLSKELVACYIAASGDEEIRPLINFYKCYRAYVRGKVDSFELDDSSLHEEELEAARKMAESYFELAGRYASKGLKGEILIITCGLMGVGKSTIAAAIAEKKGFQVLRSDEIRKEIAGIAGEERRHETFGEGIYSEDYFNKTYEALFKKAKRLLEKGEGVILDASFKKSPYRLQALELANGLDIPFLLVECICRDEEVKRRLEERVSEGSDISDGRWEIYEKQKKTFERIKEIPASEHIIIDTEEELERNIKNVLFNIEKKCDEYDRRHLIYI; encoded by the coding sequence ATGTATTTACCACCCATGATTACCGATCTTATGGCAGCGGCAGAACAGGAAAATTCAGCAGCCTCCATTGAACTGGTTCAAACTCATATCTCATTTGTCATTATAGGTGACCGGACTGTGTACAAGATAAAAAAACCCGTTGATTTCGGCTTTCTCGATTTTTCAACACTTGAAAAGAGGGCCTTTTATTGCAAGCAGGAACTTGATCTTAACAGGCGGCTGTCACCGCAGATCTACCTCGATGTGGTGGAGGTTAAAAAGAGGGAGGGAAAGCATTTTTTTGGTGGTCCCGGTGAGACAGTCGATTATGCCGTCAAAATGAAAAGAATCCCTGAAGAGCGGATGATGCTTAATTTACTTAAGGAGGGAGTGATAGACAGGGGGGTAATTGCGCTTGTGGCAAAAGTAATCGCCCGTTTTCACAGCCAGGCGGCGCATAATGAAAATATTGCCGAATTTGGCGATCCCCGGATGATTGCCCGGAATATGGAGGAAAACTTTTCTCAGACCCGCAAATACATAGGCCGGTCCTTGTCGCAGAAGCAGTACGATAGCATTGTAAAATACACAGAAGGCTTTATGGCGAAAAAAAAGGACCTCTTTCTGAAAAGAATGGCAGAAGGGAAGATCAGGGATTGCCACGGCGATATCCATATGGAGCACGTCTGCATTACGAACCGGGTTTATATCTATGATTGCATCGAGTTTAATGACAGGTTCCGCTATTCCGACGTGGCTGCCGATATCGCCTTTCTAGCCATGGACCTCGATTATCATCATCGCAGCGATCTGTCTAAAGAACTGGTAGCGTGCTATATTGCGGCCTCCGGTGATGAAGAGATAAGGCCGCTTATCAATTTTTATAAGTGCTACAGGGCTTATGTGCGTGGCAAGGTGGACAGTTTTGAACTCGATGATTCGTCTCTTCATGAAGAAGAGCTTGAAGCCGCCCGGAAAATGGCGGAAAGTTATTTTGAGCTTGCCGGTCGTTATGCTTCAAAGGGACTGAAGGGAGAGATACTTATTATTACCTGCGGCCTTATGGGAGTGGGAAAGAGTACCATAGCAGCGGCTATTGCTGAAAAAAAGGGTTTTCAGGTTTTGCGGTCTGATGAGATCCGGAAAGAAATAGCGGGAATAGCCGGAGAAGAGCGTCGCCATGAAACATTTGGTGAAGGAATCTATAGTGAAGATTATTTTAACAAAACTTATGAAGCGCTTTTTAAAAAAGCAAAAAGGCTGCTTGAAAAGGGTGAAGGGGTAATCCTCGATGCCTCGTTTAAAAAGTCCCCATACCGTCTCCAGGCATTGGAATTGGCGAACGGGCTGGATATCCCCTTTCTTCTCGTGGAATGTATCTGCCGTGATGAAGAGGTTAAAAGGAGGCTTGAGGAAAGAGTGAGTGAAGGGAGTGATATTTCCGACGGCAGATGGGAAATTTATGAAAAGCAGAAAAAAACCTTTGAAAGGATAAAAGAGATTCCCGCAAGCGAGCATATTATTATCGATACGGAAGAAGAGCTGGAGCGAAATATTAAGAATGTGCTCTTTAATATTGAAAAAAAATGCGATGAATATGATCGTCGACACCTCATTTACATTTGA
- a CDS encoding cysteine hydrolase, whose amino-acid sequence MSGKALLIIDMLNDFVLEGAPLEVPSTREIIPAVKREIEAARAEGAPVIYVCDAHAPDDREFSIWPRHSVRGTEGAQVVHALKPDRDDIIVEKTTYSAFYKTDLEKVLNKLAVKELIITGCVTNICIMYAASDAVLRGYAVTVPRDCSAWLDVEDHDFAFRQMKNVLKVNVR is encoded by the coding sequence ATGTCTGGAAAAGCCCTTTTAATTATTGACATGCTCAATGATTTCGTTCTCGAAGGCGCCCCCCTTGAAGTCCCCTCAACAAGAGAAATTATTCCTGCCGTCAAAAGAGAGATTGAAGCGGCAAGGGCCGAAGGAGCGCCTGTTATCTACGTGTGTGATGCGCATGCGCCTGATGACAGGGAATTTTCGATATGGCCCCGTCACAGTGTCAGGGGCACAGAGGGCGCTCAGGTGGTTCATGCATTAAAGCCGGACAGAGACGATATTATAGTTGAAAAAACGACCTATTCCGCCTTTTACAAGACAGACCTTGAAAAGGTGCTGAATAAGCTGGCTGTAAAAGAACTCATCATTACGGGGTGTGTAACGAATATATGCATCATGTACGCTGCCTCTGATGCCGTACTCCGGGGTTATGCAGTGACCGTGCCGAGGGACTGCTCGGCCTGGCTTGATGTGGAAGACCACGATTTTGCCTTCCGGCAAATGAAAAATGTCCTCAAAGTAAATGTCAGATAA
- a CDS encoding nicotinate phosphoribosyltransferase: MNKREFNTAGFDDIKSGKVTDVYFERTLEILKAKGINKRVKMEFRAKKLPRDWEWGILAGIDECARLLEGENLSVRALPEGSLFRAFDPVMEMEGQYNDFGLFETALLGLICQASGIATMAARCKKTAGERQVISFGARRMHPAISPMIERSAFIGGCDGVAVVKSAQCLGEEPVGTMPHALILIMGDSVTATKAFHEVIDPAIKRVALVDTIGDEKFEALGCAEALGEDLFAVRLDTPGSRKGNFRQIFEEVRWELNLNGYEHVKLFASGGIDEYTIAELNPVVDAYGVGTSISAAPVIDFSLDIMEIEGVPFAKRGKMSGSKSLLRCSSCENSLVVPYPADKVICNCGGIMTDRLCPLIRKGVAVCPKEEPRRIRERVLKEVAKLEKEVP; this comes from the coding sequence ATGAATAAAAGAGAATTCAATACGGCCGGCTTCGACGATATTAAGAGCGGAAAAGTTACCGATGTTTATTTTGAAAGAACCCTTGAAATCCTCAAGGCCAAAGGGATCAACAAGCGGGTCAAAATGGAATTCAGGGCTAAAAAACTCCCCCGTGACTGGGAGTGGGGCATTCTGGCAGGCATTGATGAATGTGCCCGCCTTCTGGAGGGAGAGAATCTCTCCGTAAGAGCGCTCCCCGAAGGGAGTCTTTTCAGGGCCTTTGATCCCGTTATGGAAATGGAAGGGCAGTATAACGATTTCGGACTTTTTGAAACGGCCCTGCTGGGGCTCATCTGCCAGGCATCGGGCATTGCCACCATGGCGGCAAGGTGTAAAAAAACGGCAGGAGAGCGGCAGGTCATTTCTTTTGGCGCCAGGCGTATGCACCCTGCCATTTCTCCCATGATAGAGCGGAGCGCATTTATCGGAGGCTGTGACGGTGTGGCTGTCGTTAAAAGCGCCCAATGCCTGGGAGAAGAGCCGGTGGGAACTATGCCCCATGCCTTAATATTGATTATGGGAGATTCTGTAACTGCCACAAAGGCTTTTCATGAAGTTATCGATCCCGCCATAAAGCGCGTTGCCCTTGTTGATACCATTGGCGATGAAAAATTTGAAGCCCTTGGCTGTGCAGAGGCGCTTGGAGAAGATCTTTTTGCCGTCAGGCTCGATACGCCGGGATCAAGAAAGGGGAATTTCAGGCAGATTTTTGAAGAAGTCAGGTGGGAGCTTAACCTGAACGGCTATGAGCATGTCAAACTCTTTGCCAGCGGTGGTATCGATGAATACACGATTGCCGAGCTAAATCCCGTTGTTGACGCCTATGGTGTGGGCACGTCCATAAGCGCGGCGCCGGTCATCGATTTTTCACTGGATATTATGGAAATAGAGGGTGTTCCCTTTGCGAAGCGGGGTAAAATGTCAGGTTCGAAAAGTTTGCTAAGATGCAGTTCCTGTGAGAACAGCCTCGTTGTTCCTTATCCTGCGGATAAGGTGATTTGTAATTGTGGCGGAATTATGACGGACCGGCTATGCCCGCTTATCAGGAAGGGTGTTGCCGTCTGCCCTAAAGAAGAGCCCCGAAGGATCAGGGAAAGAGTGTTAAAAGAGGTTGCAAAACTGGAAAAGGAGGTCCCATGA
- a CDS encoding potassium channel protein encodes MPKREEDQIRSRVIFSVALLVLTISTGTAGYTLIEGWELFDAFYMTVITLSTVGYQETHSLSTAGRLFTIFLVFTGLGVVAYTANYGIRFILEGEIQQVLGRRKMEKRIKENNNHYIVCGYGRMGRIVCRELRSGHIPFVVIESEDMVINADDDIPFIRGDATRDENLRLAGIERARGLVSVLSTDAHNLYVVLSARGLNEKLQIVARANEDDAEQKLLRAGADRVVSPYHIGGLRMAHSIIKPSIVDFLEVATTSGNIELQMEEVPIAKKSRLPRTSIIEAGIGKDLGIIIVAIKREGNMLFNPTGKTVIKTGDILIALGESGKMKKLEELAKGAPL; translated from the coding sequence TTGCCAAAGAGAGAAGAAGATCAGATCAGGAGCAGGGTTATTTTTTCCGTCGCCTTACTTGTCCTTACCATATCGACGGGGACGGCAGGATATACGCTTATCGAAGGGTGGGAGCTTTTCGACGCCTTCTATATGACGGTTATTACCTTATCAACGGTAGGTTACCAGGAAACGCACAGCCTTTCCACGGCAGGGAGATTATTTACTATATTCCTCGTCTTTACCGGCCTGGGGGTCGTGGCTTATACGGCAAATTACGGCATTCGCTTTATTCTGGAAGGAGAAATTCAGCAAGTACTGGGGAGGAGAAAAATGGAAAAAAGGATCAAGGAGAACAACAATCACTACATCGTATGCGGTTACGGCAGAATGGGCCGGATCGTATGCAGGGAACTGAGATCGGGCCATATTCCCTTTGTCGTCATAGAAAGCGAAGATATGGTAATCAATGCCGATGATGATATTCCCTTCATCAGGGGAGACGCCACACGCGACGAGAACCTGCGCCTTGCCGGTATAGAGCGGGCCCGCGGGCTTGTTTCCGTCCTCTCTACCGATGCCCACAACCTTTACGTTGTGCTCAGCGCAAGGGGACTCAATGAAAAGCTTCAAATCGTCGCCAGGGCTAACGAAGACGATGCTGAACAGAAACTCTTGAGGGCAGGCGCTGACAGGGTCGTATCACCCTACCATATAGGAGGGTTGAGAATGGCCCACAGCATTATAAAACCTTCCATCGTAGACTTCCTTGAAGTGGCAACAACAAGCGGGAACATCGAACTCCAGATGGAAGAGGTTCCCATTGCGAAAAAATCCAGGCTCCCCCGGACATCCATTATCGAGGCCGGCATAGGCAAGGATCTCGGCATTATCATTGTGGCCATAAAACGAGAAGGTAATATGCTCTTTAATCCCACAGGGAAAACGGTGATAAAGACCGGGGATATCCTCATTGCCCTCGGAGAGTCAGGAAAGATGAAAAAACTGGAGGAACTGGCGAAAGGCGCCCCTCTCTAG